CCTCGATGTCCGACATCAACGTCACGCCGCTGGTCGACGTCGTTCTCGTCCTTCTCATCATCTTCATGGTCACGGCCCCGATGATGCAGCGCGGGGTCGACGTGCGGCTGCCACGCGTCGAGTCGGCGGCCGACGCGAAGGATCAGACGCTGGTGGTGACCGTCGGACGAGATGAGAGAATCTATCTCAATGACAAGATTGTGGCGGCCAGTCTCCTGGGAGACAAGGTCAAGGACCTGTCGCGCAGCAGCGGGGTCGACTTCGTCTTCCTGCGGGCCGACCGCGAAGTCCCCTACGGCCGCGTCATGACGGTCATGGACTCTATCAAGCGGGCCGGGATCGAAAAAGTCGGGCTGGTCACCGAGCCCGGCACCCCGACACCGCCGCGGAACGGCAAATGACGGTGGTCCGGGTCACCCTGCGGACCCCGCGCGGTGAGCTGGCCCACTGGGGTTTCCTGATTGGCATCTCGCTGGCGCTTCACGTCGCGGCCGGTGTCGCCATCATCTTCCTGCCGATGGTTCTCCGGCCGAAGCTCAAATTTCCCCAGGTCTACACGGTCGATCTGATGTCGCTTCCGGCCGGAGCGCCCGGCCCGAAGGCGGGGCCGCCGGAAGCTCCTCCCGCGCCCAATCCGGCTCCCGCCGCCGCTAAAGCTGCTCCCCCCATCAGCAAGCCGGCGCCAAAGCCTGTGGTGAAGGCTCCCCCGCCGGCTCCCAAGCCGAAGGCCGCCATCAAGATTCCCGAGAAGCCGACCGAGAAGACGACGAAGCCGAAGCCGGCGGAGAAGGCGAAGGAAACCGCGAAACCGGTCCCGGAGCCGGAATCCACCGCGGCTGCCGAAGAGAAGGCGGAAGGTACTTCGAAGGAGTCGGCGACGAAGGGCTCGGAAGGTGCACCGTCCGGCGCACAGGCCCCGATCGCGGGCCTGAGCAATGCCCCGGGCGCCGGAGAAGGGGCCGCCGGAGCGGGCGGAGGAGGGGCCGGAGGCATGCTCGACGATGCCACTTTTCAATATGGCTGGTACCTCTCCAACATGAGCGGACTCTTCTCGCGGAACTGGACACGGCCGATCAAGCCGGATCTCTCCACCAGCTTGCGGGCCATCGTCCACTTCCGCATCCAGAAGGACGGAAAGATCACCGACATCGTGCTGGAGCAGCCGAGCGGCGACGCCGCCCTGGATCGCTCGGCGCTGCGCGCGGTCCAGGACTCCAATCCCCTGCCGCCGCTTCCTTATCAATATGCAAAAGACTCGCTGGGAGTGCATTTCTTCTTCGATCTCGTCCCCGATTGAGCGGGGCCCCTTCCGGGAGCCATCAGGCGTGAAACGCGTCCTAGGGATCTTCCTACTCCTGCTTGCGTTGCTCTCGATCGCCCGGCCGGCCGCCTCCCAGCAAGGTGGAGGCGACGTGGTCCTCGGGATCTCCGAGACCGCCGCCCGCCGGATTCCCCTGGCCATTCCCGATTTCCAGGCCGCCTCATCTTCGGCGACAGCCAAGGCCGCCGACATGATCACGCAGACGCTGCGAAACGACCTGGATTTTTCCGGGTTCTTCGCCGTGGTCAAGCCGGGCCTCTACTCCGAGGTCACGGGCTACTCCGAGAAGCGCGTCCAGTACAAGGACTGGCTGGGAATCGGCGCCGAGTCGGTGGTCCTTGGGAAGGTGAACGAGGAGCCGGGCAAGATCGCCGTGGAAGGCCGTCTGTATGACAACCGCCAGGAGCAGCTGGTCATGGGGAGGCGCTACCGCGGCGAGGCCGACGCGGCACGCAACATCGCCCATCGCCTGGCCAACGAAATTGTGAAGCAGTTCACCGGGCAGACCGGGATCTTCCAGACGCGCATCACCTTCGTCTCGCAGGTCGGCAAGGCGAAGGAGATCTTCGTCATGGACTACGACGGCGAGCAGATCAAGAAGCTCACCAGCAACGGCAGCCTCAACCTGAATCCGGCCTGGTCGCCCGACGGCAGTAAGATCGCTTTCCTCACCTACCGCACCGGCCGGCCGGAGCTCGTCATCCTGTCCAGCACGGGCGAGCTGAAGAAGGCCTATCCCCAGCCCAAGGGCGAGCTCAACCTCTCACCCGACTGGTCTCCGGACGGCACCCGCATCGCCTTCTCCGGAAGCCGCGGGGGGAACGCCGAGATCTTCGTCCTGCAGGTGTCCAGCGGGCAGGTGACTCGATTGACGAACTCGCCGGCGCTGGATACCTCGCCGTCCTGGTCTCCCACCGGCCGTGAGATCGCCTTCGTGTCGGATCGCAGCGGATCGCCGCAGGTCTACCTCATGGACAGCGAGGGAAGCAACCTTCGCCGTCTGACGAACGAAGGTTCCTGGAATGACCTGCCCGCTTGGTCGCCCAAAGGGGACCGGATTGCCTACTGCTCGCGGCTCGAGGGACGCTTCGATATTTTCGTGCGCGATCTCGCCACGCAAAAGACGACCCGGCTCACCTACGGCCCTTCCAACAACGAGGACCCGCGCTGGTCGCCCGACGGCCATCATCTCGTCTTCTCCTCGGATCGCAGCGGCAACTATGACATCTACCAGATGCTCGCCGACGGCAGCGACGTGCGGCGCGTCACCAAGGGCGGACGCAGCTTCAACCCCGACTGGTCCCGGTAACCCCGCTCCGCGACGGCCAAAATCGCTGTGTTATAATCTCGTGCCCTCGCTTCCCCCCGCGGAACCGTCGGCGCGCTTTTCGATCACTCGCGCACAAAACCCGAGCTGTCTCGACCTCCCGGTGGCTCATCGCTTCTTCAGGAGGAACCTGATGTCCATGCGGTTTGGCAGAGCTGCTTTCGCCCTGTTCATCATGCCCCTGCTGGTGTTCGTGGTCGGCTGCCCCAAGAAGCCTCCCCCCGACATCTCGTCTACTCCCGCCCCGGCCACCGATTCCCGGCCGGCGGAGGAAGTCCCCGACACCACGGGTTTCAAGAACGCATCCGATTCTTCGGAGGGCTCGCTCGAGGACCAGATGACCGCGGAGATCCGCAAACTGAACGAGCAGAGGCCCCTGGGCACGGTCTATTTCGACTACGACAAGGCCGACCTGCGCTCGGACGCCCTCGACCAGCTCAAGAAGAACGCCGAGTGGATGCGCGCTCATGCCCAGTATCTGGTGAGAGTCGAGGGGAATGCCGACGAGCGCGGCACCACCGAGTACAACCTGGCCCTGGGCGACCAGAGGGCCGCGGCGGTCAAGGACTATCTGGTCAAGGCGGGGATCGCGGCGGCACGCCTTGAGACAATCAGTTACGGCGAGGAGCACCCGGTCGACCCCGGGCACAGCGAGGGCTCGTGGGCCAAGAACCGCCGAGCCGATTTCACCATCACGGCCAAGACGAGGTAGAGGTTTTGAACGAAAGCTCCCCGCACCGCCGGCGCGTCTGGCCGCTGGTCTTCCTTCTGGCGGCCTCCGGCTGCGCGACCTGGCATCCTCCCGACCTGACCGCCGAGGTCGCCGCGCTCGACACCAGGCTCACGCAGCTGCAGAAAGAGGTGCAGGGAGGCGCCTTGCAGGCGGGACCCGCGGGGTCCAAGCCTTCCCAGGGGATGGCGGCCGCCACCGATGTGGCGGCTCTGGACGCGCGCATCAACACGCTGGAAACCGAGATCTCCGCTTTGAGGCAGCGCCTGGACGATTCCGCCGCGCGCATCGAGAGCCTCGCGCAGGACCTCGTGGCCACGCGCGAGATGGCGCTCCGTGCTCAGCCGCCGAAGACGGCGCCCACCCAGCCCCCGGTGGGCGACGGCGAGCCTTCTGCGCCCTCCGAAGGGGACGAAGCGGGCGGCGCACCGTCCGGCTCCGCCGCGGCGGCCACCACCGTGGAGGACACCTTCAGCGCCGCCTATGCCGATTACGCCAAGGGAAACTATGCCCTGGCTCTCGCCGGATTCCAGGAATTCCTGCACCGTTATCCAGGCAGCGAGCTGGCGGACAACGCGCAGTTCTGGATCGCAGAGTCGTACTACGCGCAGGGAGACTTCACCACCGCCGCGGAGCGCTATGACCAGGTCGTGAAGAACTATCCGAAAGGGGACCGGGTCCCGGCGGCGCTGTTGAAGCGCGGCTTCTGCTTGATCGAGATGAATAAAGCTGCCGACGGGGTCGTCCTGCTGCAGCACCTGATTCAGTCCTATCCCACCAGCGACGAGGCCGCCCTGGCCAAGCAGAAGCTGGCGGGTCTGGGCGTCAAACCCTAACCACCGAGGAGAGATTAGGCTTGGCCAACACGAAGAGCGCCATCAAGAACATCCGCAAGAGCGAGAAGCGCCGCACCATCAACCGCGCCCGCAAGGGAGCACTGCGCACGCAGATCAAGAAGCTGCGCGCCCTGGTGGCCGCAAAGGAATCCCAGGCTGCCGCGAAGGAGTTGGTGCAGACGATCGCCCTGATCGACCGCTCCATCCGCAAAGGGGTGCTTCACAAGAACACGGCGGGACGCTACAAGTCGCGGCTCACCCGGGCGGTGCGGGGGACTTCTCCGGCGCGCGGCTGATCGGCGCCGGCTATCCTTTCACGACCCCCATCGGAACCAGGCGCGCCACCTTTCTCGACAGGCCGGCCTTCTCGCAGATGTCCACCACCCGGGCCACATCCTTGTAGGCTTCCGGCATCTCCTCCAGAAGCGTCATCCTTCCCTCCGAGAGCACGGTGATCCCCCGGTCCTCGAGCTCGCGGACCAACGGCCGGTGCTTTCCCAGCTTGCGGGCGGCGCGGCGCCCCATGTCGCCCGGAATCAGCACCGGCTGCCCCACCTTGCGGTAGACGGCCGGCGTCTCGGGGTGACCCGGCGGGAAGGCGCGCGTCGCTCCCTTGCGATGGACGCACAGGCGGCAATGTCTTGTCTGTGACGCCGCGCGTCAGCCATGT
The window above is part of the Candidatus Polarisedimenticolia bacterium genome. Proteins encoded here:
- the pal gene encoding peptidoglycan-associated lipoprotein Pal; this translates as MSMRFGRAAFALFIMPLLVFVVGCPKKPPPDISSTPAPATDSRPAEEVPDTTGFKNASDSSEGSLEDQMTAEIRKLNEQRPLGTVYFDYDKADLRSDALDQLKKNAEWMRAHAQYLVRVEGNADERGTTEYNLALGDQRAAAVKDYLVKAGIAAARLETISYGEEHPVDPGHSEGSWAKNRRADFTITAKTR
- a CDS encoding RtcB family protein yields the protein MCVHRKGATRAFPPGHPETPAVYRKVGQPVLIPGDMGRRAARKLGKHRPLVRELEDRGITVLSEGRMTLLEEMPEAYKDVARVVDICEKAGLSRKVARLVPMGVVKG
- the ybgF gene encoding tol-pal system protein YbgF, translated to MNESSPHRRRVWPLVFLLAASGCATWHPPDLTAEVAALDTRLTQLQKEVQGGALQAGPAGSKPSQGMAAATDVAALDARINTLETEISALRQRLDDSAARIESLAQDLVATREMALRAQPPKTAPTQPPVGDGEPSAPSEGDEAGGAPSGSAAAATTVEDTFSAAYADYAKGNYALALAGFQEFLHRYPGSELADNAQFWIAESYYAQGDFTTAAERYDQVVKNYPKGDRVPAALLKRGFCLIEMNKAADGVVLLQHLIQSYPTSDEAALAKQKLAGLGVKP
- the tolB gene encoding Tol-Pal system beta propeller repeat protein TolB — encoded protein: MKRVLGIFLLLLALLSIARPAASQQGGGDVVLGISETAARRIPLAIPDFQAASSSATAKAADMITQTLRNDLDFSGFFAVVKPGLYSEVTGYSEKRVQYKDWLGIGAESVVLGKVNEEPGKIAVEGRLYDNRQEQLVMGRRYRGEADAARNIAHRLANEIVKQFTGQTGIFQTRITFVSQVGKAKEIFVMDYDGEQIKKLTSNGSLNLNPAWSPDGSKIAFLTYRTGRPELVILSSTGELKKAYPQPKGELNLSPDWSPDGTRIAFSGSRGGNAEIFVLQVSSGQVTRLTNSPALDTSPSWSPTGREIAFVSDRSGSPQVYLMDSEGSNLRRLTNEGSWNDLPAWSPKGDRIAYCSRLEGRFDIFVRDLATQKTTRLTYGPSNNEDPRWSPDGHHLVFSSDRSGNYDIYQMLADGSDVRRVTKGGRSFNPDWSR
- a CDS encoding TonB family protein; protein product: MTVVRVTLRTPRGELAHWGFLIGISLALHVAAGVAIIFLPMVLRPKLKFPQVYTVDLMSLPAGAPGPKAGPPEAPPAPNPAPAAAKAAPPISKPAPKPVVKAPPPAPKPKAAIKIPEKPTEKTTKPKPAEKAKETAKPVPEPESTAAAEEKAEGTSKESATKGSEGAPSGAQAPIAGLSNAPGAGEGAAGAGGGGAGGMLDDATFQYGWYLSNMSGLFSRNWTRPIKPDLSTSLRAIVHFRIQKDGKITDIVLEQPSGDAALDRSALRAVQDSNPLPPLPYQYAKDSLGVHFFFDLVPD
- the rpsT gene encoding 30S ribosomal protein S20, yielding MANTKSAIKNIRKSEKRRTINRARKGALRTQIKKLRALVAAKESQAAAKELVQTIALIDRSIRKGVLHKNTAGRYKSRLTRAVRGTSPARG
- a CDS encoding biopolymer transporter ExbD; amino-acid sequence: MAFAAPSASSGRRSRRSSMSDINVTPLVDVVLVLLIIFMVTAPMMQRGVDVRLPRVESAADAKDQTLVVTVGRDERIYLNDKIVAASLLGDKVKDLSRSSGVDFVFLRADREVPYGRVMTVMDSIKRAGIEKVGLVTEPGTPTPPRNGK